In Tripterygium wilfordii isolate XIE 37 chromosome 23, ASM1340144v1, whole genome shotgun sequence, one genomic interval encodes:
- the LOC119993858 gene encoding cytochrome b-c1 complex subunit Rieske-4, mitochondrial-like: MLRAAARRLLSPSTSSSLASPPLPWRPTQAASTVASRCLFNGVDSFSNSDEFQSSTVIGSYFVFGPRFHIPHRGFVSESLTPRNENITIPEIPPTVSAVKNPTPKIEYDEFVHERFPPGDPSKRAFAYFVLTGGRFVYASLIRLLILKFVLSMSASKDVLAMASLEVDLSSIEPGATVTVKWRGKPVFIRRRTEEDIKLANSVDLAALRDPQPDAERVKDPEWLIVVGVCTHLGCIPLPNAGDFGGWFCPCHGSHYDISGRIRKGPAPYNLEVPTYTFLEENKLMIG; the protein is encoded by the exons ATGTTAAGAGCTGCAGCGAGGAGGCTCCTCTCTccttctacttcttcttctctcgCTTCACCGCCGCTGCCTTGGAGGCCCACCCAGGCTGCCTCCACCGTTGCTTCGCGGTGCCTGTTCAACGGCGTCGATTCGTTCTCTAATTCTGATGAGTTCCAATCAAGCACTGTTATAGGCAGCTACTTTGTATTTGGTCCACGCTTTCATATCCCACACAGAG GTTTTGTTTCTGAGTCACTTACACCCAGAAATGAAAACATCACCATTCCAGAGATTCCACCAACAGTTTCAGCTGTCAAAAACCCCACTCCAAAGATCGAGTATGATGAGTTTGTCCACGAGCGCTTCCCCCCTGGTGACCCAAGCAAGAGGGCATTTGCCTATTTTGTGCTGACAGGCGGTAGGTTTGTGTATGCCTCACTGATTCGTCTTCTTATCCTGAAATTTGTGTTGAGCATGTCGGCCAGTAAGGATGTTCTTGCCATGGCTTCTCTCGAGGTGGATCTATCTAGTATTGAACCTGGTGCCACTGTTACTGTTAAGTGGCGTGGAAAGCCAGTTTTCATTAGGCGCCGAACTGAGGAGGATATCAAGCTGGCAAATAGTGTTGACCTGGCAGCTCTTCGCGATCCGCAGCCGGATGCAGAAAGGGTGAAAGACCCGGAATGGCTCATTGTTGTTGGGGTCTGCACACATTTAGGTTGCATCCCCTTGCCGAATGCCGGGGACTTTGGCGGGTGGTTCTGCCCATGCCATGGTTCCCATTATGATATCTCTGGAAGGATTCGTAAGGGTCCTGCACCCTATAACTTGGAGGTGCCCACCTACACCTTCTTGGAAGAGAACAAGTTAATGATTGGCTGA